One Polaribacter sp. KT25b DNA segment encodes these proteins:
- a CDS encoding sugar kinase: MPKKLVTFGEVMMRLSPPGYSMFSQATSFELVYGGGEANVAISCGYLGMKAAHFTRFPDNALGKAATQFLRKHWLSTEHIVYGDNMLGKYFLEKGASYRSSEVIYEREGSAFSLIKPSMVNWEKVLTGADWFHWTGITPAISDGAAMCCLEAIKTANKMGIKVSGDINSRNNMWKYGKTMQEVMPQLVENCDIVISSTRGIYEMFGLGKLGGKFKVSAKELMEKFPRIQKVVGKNRTSISASHQQILGKMWNGKKYIKTETLDITHVIDRVGTGDAFASGLIYGLLHYDNDVQALNFAAAACALKHTVPGDVNMVSMEDVVSLMEGNTSGSIKR, translated from the coding sequence ATGCCTAAAAAATTAGTAACATTTGGTGAAGTTATGATGCGTTTATCGCCTCCTGGATATTCTATGTTTTCACAAGCAACTTCTTTCGAACTCGTTTATGGTGGTGGTGAAGCCAATGTAGCAATTTCTTGTGGCTATCTTGGTATGAAAGCAGCACATTTTACACGATTTCCAGACAATGCTCTTGGTAAAGCAGCAACTCAATTTTTACGTAAACATTGGTTAAGCACAGAACATATTGTTTATGGAGATAATATGCTAGGTAAATATTTTTTAGAAAAAGGCGCTTCATACAGGTCTAGCGAAGTAATTTATGAAAGAGAAGGTTCAGCATTTTCTTTAATAAAACCTTCAATGGTTAATTGGGAAAAAGTTCTTACAGGAGCAGATTGGTTTCATTGGACAGGGATTACACCTGCCATTTCTGATGGAGCAGCAATGTGTTGTTTAGAAGCCATTAAAACAGCTAATAAAATGGGTATAAAAGTTTCTGGTGATATAAATTCTAGAAACAATATGTGGAAATATGGAAAAACTATGCAAGAAGTTATGCCTCAATTAGTTGAAAATTGCGATATTGTAATTAGCAGCACACGAGGTATTTATGAAATGTTTGGCTTAGGAAAGTTAGGTGGGAAATTTAAAGTTTCAGCAAAAGAATTAATGGAAAAATTTCCTAGAATACAAAAAGTTGTAGGTAAAAACAGAACATCTATAAGTGCTTCTCATCAGCAAATATTAGGTAAAATGTGGAACGGAAAAAAGTATATTAAAACCGAAACATTAGATATTACACATGTTATTGATCGAGTTGGAACAGGTGATGCTTTTGCTTCTGGTTTAATTTATGGCTTATTACATTATGATAATGATGTTCAAGCTTTAAATTTCGCAGCTGCTGCTTGCGCTCTTAAACACACAGTTCCTGGAGATGTAAATATGGTTTCTATGGAAGATGTAGTTAGCTTAATGGAAGGAAATACTTCTGGCTCCATAAAAAGATAA